One Aphidius gifuensis isolate YNYX2018 linkage group LG3, ASM1490517v1, whole genome shotgun sequence DNA window includes the following coding sequences:
- the LOC122852459 gene encoding synaptotagmin-1-like → MEAHGAGLIAVLGIVGAATGALSAIFVYAMCVRRSRYPMFVPGGGPLNWFEKDMLDRAEEASKLSKEEFIELANVNAKNDCDLSMLQDLNDNVVCEEVEWTRRDPPYDASILDSREVIQRLSEGDDEPPKTPVSPFAPSLPGGSVIASDDRMIIVRPQPRTSTGSRLNSADSEYGVFQKQSSWSSSSSLDEPGGELQLSLAFNSSKGILTVKLLEAHELRARELSGSADPYAKMRLLPDRSNTWQTKVHRRTLNPVFDEEFTFETSSLSGTTLEVLLYDFDPVSKHRALGYVRLPLPPKNQGTDHIGNEPIILTRPIHRYGAEGSVYRSDPLGELMVSLFYDITTTKLTVIVVRAINLLIADDSGTQSSDTYVKVTIFKDGKGFKKKRTAICRDAHSPVWNDVLTFDLGDDILSDCNLEFSVVRTSGELLAHCEVSKKCQKELFQRALAGKGASVQWVPLTGPDKRE, encoded by the exons ATGGAAGCACACGGTGCAGGATTGATTGCCGTCTTAGGAATAGTTGGTGCAGCAACTGGTGCATTGTCGGCTATTTTTGTTTACGCAATGTGTGTTAGACGAAGTCGATATCCAATGTTTGTACCTGGGGGTGGTCCACTTAACTG gTTTGAAAAGGATATGCTTGATAGAGCTGAAGAGgcatcaaaattatcaaaagaagAATTTATTGAACTTGCTAATGTAAATGCTAAAAATGATTGTGATTTATCAATGCTACAAGATTTAAATGACAATGTTGTTTGTGAAGAAGTTGAATGGACAAGAAGAGATCCACCTTATGATGCTAGTATTCTAGATTCACGTGaag ttattcaacGTCTTTCTGAGGGTGATGATGAACCACCAAAAACACCAGTTAGTCCATTTGCACCATCACTACCAGGTGGTAGTGTTATTGCCTCGGATGATCGTATGATTATTGTCAGACCACAGCCAAGAACATCAACTGGTTCTAGACTCAACAGTGCAGACAGTGAATATGGAGTATTTCAAAAA cAATCTTCATggtcgtcatcatcatccttGGATGAGCCTGGAGGTGAATTACAATTATCCCTCgcatttaattcatcaaaaggAATTTTAACAGTTAAACTTCTTGAG GCACATGAATTGCGAGCAAGAGAACTGAGTGGGAGTGCTGATCCTTATGCCAAGATGAGACTACTACCCGATCGAAGTAATACGTGGCAAACAAAAGTGCACAGGCGCACCTTGAACcctg tttttgatgaagaatttacatttgaaacatcatcattatctggTACAACATTGGAAGTACTTTTGTATGATTTTGATCCTGTATCAAAACATCGTGCACTTGGCTATGTACGTTTACCATTACCACCTAAAAATCAAGGTACAGATCATATTGGTAATGAgccaataatattaacaagacCTATACATAGATATGGTGCTGAAGGAAGTGTATATCGTAGTGATCCACTTGGTGAATTAatggtatcattattttatgatataacaacaacaaaattaactGTTATTGTTGTAAGAGcaattaatttacttattgCTGATGATTCTGGTACACAAAGCTCTGATACATATGTTaag gtaacaatttttaaagatggtaaaggatttaaaaaaaaaagaacagcAATATGTCGAGATGCTCATAGTCCAGTTTGGAATGATGTATTAACGTTTGATCTTGGTGATGATATATTATCAGATTGTAATTTGGAATTTTCAGTTGTAAGAACAAGTGGTGAATTATTGGCACATTGTGAAGTAtctaaaaaatgtcaaaaagaattatttcaaCGTGCACTTGCTGGTAAAGGTGCATCTGTACAATGGGTACCATTAACTGGACCAGATAAacgtgaataa
- the LOC122852460 gene encoding 60S acidic ribosomal protein P1-like, producing MTTTAELACVYSALILADDDVAVTGEKIQTILKAANVDVEPYWPGLFAKALEGINIKDLISNIGSGAGAAPASGAPVAAAAAASAGEAAPAKAAEKKDEPEEESDDDMGFGLFD from the exons atgactaCCACCGCTGAACTTGCTTGCGTTTACTCCGCACTCATCCTTGCTGATGACGATGTTGCTGTTACc ggAGAGAAAATTCAAACAATCTTGAAGGCTGCCAATGTTGATGTTGAGCCATACTGGCCAGGTCTTTTTGCCAAGGCCCTTGAAGGTATCAACATCAAAGATTTGATCAGCAACATTGGTTCAGGAGCTGGTGCTGCTCCAGCAAGTGGTG CTCcagttgctgctgctgctgctgcctCAGCAGGTGAAGCTGCCCCAGCTAAAGCAGCTGAAAAGAAAGACGAACCAGAAGAAGAATCTGACGATGATATGGGATTCG GTCTCTTTGACTAG